The genomic DNA taccgccaccatgggacactctgttcacaacattgacaccAGCAGTGGTTttcggttgtgaggccagttagacatactgccaaattctcaaaaattacgttggaggcagtttatggtagagaaatggacgttcctgcagtcagcatgccaatttgtATGCTCCCTCaatacttgagacatctgtggcatttttgtgacacaactgcaaatttttagtggcctttcattgtccccagcacaaggtgcatctgtgtaatgatcatgctgttgaatctgttaggtggatggattattttggcaaagaagaaatgctcactaacagggatgtaaacacatttctgcataacatttgagagaagctttttgtgcgtatggaacatttctgtgatcttttatttcagctcatgaaacatgggacaaataCTTTAcgtagtctgtgtagccattttgttagctatttgtcagtcttatggcttggggatagaagctgttcaggagcctgttggagTCAGACATCGAAGTGTTAGGGCCATGGGGAAATGGTAGGGATTGGGTGTTATTAGCTGTGATAACTCAGTTTTTTTTGTACATTCCCTGAATGTAGGCTAGTGGACTAGCAGTGTCCTTGTAAGCGCAGGGCATGATGGCGTAATGCAGTagccaatcaatcaaatttatatataaagcccttcttacatcagctgatgtcacaaagtgctgtacagaaacccagcctaaaaccccaaacagcaagcaatgcaggtgtagaagcacagtggctaggagaaactccctagaaaggccagaacctaggaagaaacctagagaggaacaaggctatgaggggtgggccagtcctcttctggctgtgccgggtggagattataacagaacataagCCCTGCTTAATGGTGCATGCATACATTAGAGCAGCAACCAAGGCCCTCAACCCTGGAGTACACTGACCAGAGGGGACCTTAGTCAGTCAGTGGACATGTTTTAAAACAACTTCATCATGAATATCGTTAATAATAatgtacatataaaaaaaaaaaaagtgttttcccCTAGTGTTTCAGGTCAGTGGGTGTGCTGTTGGGCAAGCCTGGGAAATAttctactcaaatcaaatgtatttatatagcccttcttacatcagctgatatctcaaagtgctgtacagaaacccagcctaaacccactCTATTTATTAGTGGGGATTGATGTATTTCattcaaatgtaggcctacctaaaTTCACATCAGAAGTTAAGAAAATGTAACTATTTCTGCAGACAATCTCTCTGTCAGGACAAATTATATCCTCCCTATGGACAGAGGGGGATATCATTATATTTGTCCAGAGAGATTGTGTCCCCAAAGGCCTGTTTTAAATGACCAAAGGATCTGGTTTCATCATCCAGCCAGGGTTCACTCATTGTTGAGCACTTGTGCtgctgtctgatgaaaccagattattttgtttttaaaaggcCTTTGATCTTCAGACTTCATTGGGCCCTTTTCTActgtttataaaatatatatatatcttttttaaatggATGACCTTTCTCTTTCAGAGCCCACTGTAAGAGCAGAGCTAATGGAGCAAGTTCCTCACATCGCCATTTTCTGTCAAGAGAACAGACCTTCCATTCCGTTTGCCTTCTCTAAATACTTGCTACCGATCGTCGTGAGATACCTGGCTGACCAGAACAACCAGGTAAAGGAGGCGTGTGACAATTCATTACATTATCCCTCAGTGTTTATCATAAACTTAGCAAAaacagaaacgtccctttttcaggaccctgtctttcaaagataatttgtaaaaatcttcacagatcttcattgtaaagggtttaaacactttggttcaatgaaccataaacaattaatgaacatgcacctgtggaacggtcgttaagacactaacagcttacagatggtaggcaattaaggtcacagttatgaaagcttaggacactaaagatgcctttctactgactctgaaaaacaccaaaagaaggatgcccaggatccctgctcatctgcatgaacatgccttaggcatgctgcaaggaggcaagaggactgcagatgtggccagggcaataaattgcaatgtcggtactgtgagacgcctaagacagcgctacagggagacaggacggacagctgatcgtccttgcagtggcagaccacgtttaacaacctctgcacaggatcggtacatcctaacatcacacctgcgggacaggtacaggatggcaacaacaactgcccgagttacaccaggaacgcacaatccctccatcagtgctcagactgtccacaacaggctgagagaggctggactgagggcttgtaggcctgttgtaaggcaggtcctcaccagacatcaccggcaacaacatcgcctatgggcacaaacccaccgtYgctggaccagacaggactggcaaaaagtgctcttcactgacgagtctcggttttgtctcaccaggggtgatggtcggattcgtgtttatcgtcaaaggaatgcgctttacactgaggcctgtactctgKagcggaatcgatttggaggtggagggtccgtcatggtctggggcggtgtgtcaccgcatcgtcggactgagcttgttgtcattgcaggcaatctcaacgctgtgcattacagggaagacatcctcttccctcatgtggctcccttcctgcaggctcatcccgaCATGACccaccagctatactgctcgttctgtgcgcgatttcctgcaagacagaaatgtcagtgttttgccatggccagggaagagcccggatctcaatcccattgagcacgtctgggacctgttggatcggggggtgaggactagggccattccccccccagaaatgtccgggaacttgcagatttcttggtggaagagtggggtaacatctcacagcaagaactggcaaatctggtgcagtccatgaggaggagattcactgcagtacttaatgcagctggtggccacaccagatactgactcttTGATTTTGagccccccctttgttcagggacacattattccatttgttagtcacatgtctgtggaatttgttcagtttctgtctcagttgtttaatcttatgttcatacaaatatttacacatgttaagttatctgaaaataaacgcagttaattgagaggacgtttttttttttgctgggtTTACCTGTTCAACTTTTCAGATGCCTGTATATGGCCATTGACACGTTAAATGTACACCTATTTAACTTTTTTGAATGGTGAATTAAGCTGTGAAAAGAAACATTTCATTGCAAATCTAATATTTTACTAATGTTATTAATAACTTCTATATAGTGATTGTGATGTCTCCCCAGGTCAGAAAGACCAGCCAGGCAGCCCTGCTGGTGCTGCTGGAGCAGGAGCTGATTGAGAGGGGGGACATTGAGACCCTGGTGTGCCCTGTCCTGGTGGACCTGACCGCCCCTGACAGCAATGACGACGTCAAGACAGAAGCCATGGCCGTGAGTcacgtggcaccctattccctatatagtgcactacttaagtactttttttatgggttctggtcaaaagtagtgcactacatagggaatagttaATTTTTTTTCAGAAGTACGAGTGTGAGGAAATGTAGTATGGAGCAGTTTTTTCGTAACATGATGCTCACACCACATTGTTATATTACCAAGCAATCAGTGTGCCACTTTAAGATATGCTACTTTAAAACATTAGCATTTTATGTCATGAGGTTGACCCCTTTGTTTTATCTGGCTTGCTATTTACAATAGATATGATATACAGAGGTAGGCTGCAGCCAGCATACAAATGAATGTTTGTCCTTCTGCAGATAGTGCAAGGCAAGAGTATTTCAAAGCTGTCCATAGGACACAGGTAGTGTTTTTGTGATATGGCCTAACCTCATGCAGTGTGAGGATGCTGACAGActtgattttttttctctgcatATGTGTCTGTAGATCATCTGTAAGATGGCCCCCATGGTGGGCAAGGACATCACCGAGCGCCTCTTCCTGCCCCGCTTCTGTGAGATGTGTTGCGACTGCAGGATGTTCCACGTACGCAAGGTCAGTAGAGTCTAGGGTTGTGTTCATTCGCCACCAAATGGatgaaaacggactgaaacacgAGGGACTACCTGAAATTGTTATCTGTTACAATTTTTTACGCTTTCTGTTGTGTGCcgtaatgaacacaaccctggattAGACCACTCCCAGGCAGTGGTTGTCCCACTGTCTGTTGGTCTTTTCAGCTTTTTTGTTTAATGTATTGTTACATCTGCGTGGGCTTTAAGTCAATGTTTTAGatgtttgtttttctgtgtgttttatgGCAGGTTTGTGCAGCAAACTTTGGTGACATTTGCAGTGTTGTCGGAGGAGATGCGACAGAGGAACTCCTGGTACATGTTGACCTCTTTTGGTTTCATTCTCAGCCAACTGACTTGTTAGCCTTGTCACACCAGGGTTTACTCTCATGAGTAATCTGACAGCCAGAAGCTACTATTGCTCCTAATGTCATTCCCAACTGCCACTATTGTCAGTATTTCTCTGCACTCTGTGTATTGTTCTCTGTTGCAACTGTATTGTGGCATTGAGATTGTAACGGGTGACACattgactctctctgtctctgtctctctgtgtgtgtgtgtgtgtgtgtgtgcgacaagGAAAGGGCATTTCAAGCTCTGACTAActgaaactgttttttttttttttctgccttccctttctctcccacctctctcctttcctgtccAGCTGCCCCGCTTTTTCCAGCTCTGCTCGGACAACGTGTGGGGGGTGAGGAAGGCCTGTGCTGAGTGCTTCATGACCGTTTCCTCATCCACCTCGCAGGAAGTGCGCAGGACCAAGCTCTCCTCGCTCTTCATCAGCCTCATCAGTGACCCCTCCCGTTGGGTGAGCACTCAACAGAAAGGGGGATTTCTGCCATTTGGCAACCCACAACCTGAGGGGTATCCTACGAAGCAATCTAGAATTACTCTGGGTTTTCAAAAGCTAACCAGCTTGTTAGCTTGACATTCCAGTTCAGGTTTCATCCGTACTATGGAGTTGGATATTGCTCGTCCAGCCTGCCGTTtcactctagcaggcttgtaactgtgcATGCATGTTGCACGTGGCTAGTCGAACactgaactcttcattgagacaatgctgaacaTCAATCTatgggcgagtcagtgccacattttaatttgtgctgaaatgaaagaaaagttaaATTGCAAATTCatcaggctatggtgtgaaataggcttgtTGAAGTGCCGACTTTGGTGTGCTTAATGCACAACCACCTTTTCCCTTATTCCTATCGATAAAATTATTGAATTCCTTACTGTGCATGAAGTTTAAAAGGCGTTCTGTCATCACTAAatctgtaatgtgattttaactTCAGTATtttttaacacacaaaaaaaactttttgatTTAATGAAATATTTAATcagtcttcctcaaatgaaggggatgataaTGCAGTCTTTGCAAGAGGgtggaatctgatttcattggtcctcaactcatggctcagtcatttcattcaggcTAAGTGGAGTTAGCCTTCCCCGGAGCATGTTAGTTCTGAAGAATTTGTTGCCATAGAAATTTACCTGACTAAAAAGTCAGCCACTTTCGTATGACCTGTTACCATGTGTTGAACACAgatttgaccaaagttacctcgctaactcctcaaaaCCTGCTTCGTAGGATACCCCTCCGTTGGTAAATACTTTTAGCATAGGCATTAAACATTGACCTGGGGCTAGAATGCCATTGTTCATGCTGCAAGTAAAGCACTTTTTAGAGAAAATGTGTTTTACTGCAAGGCCTGGTGGTAGTAGGGATTATTTAACAATAGTTAGCCCAGTTTTCCCACCATTATGGAAAATTGACAGggagtttaattttatttttttaagcacGGCTGACATGCCATGACATGCTTTTCTCTGCCTCCTTATTTGAACGCACAGCTTGGCTACTTACTTCTCtacaagagtgtctgctaaatgagtgGAAGTAATTGTCGTACTCATTTGTTCCTGGACCTCTTGTCtcttactgtgtgtgtctctcaggtGCGTCAGGCTGCCTTCCAGTCGCTGGGCCAGTTCATCTCCACGTTCGCCAGCCCCAACAGTGTGGGCCAGTACTtcagagagggggaggtgggcGAGTGCTACTGTGTCCACCCACAGAACAGGTGCAGCTATTGTTGGTCTTTTGAGCAGGCATCTAAAAGGGAATTTACATGAATGGCTGGATCCTTTCATTCTGAAGAAAATCCACCAAGCTTGAGATTTTAACTGCTTTGTTTGTAActagcttcctctctctcccccagtacTGAAGAGAAACCACGGAACCCAGACTCTACAGACCCCTCCCTAAGGGCTAACACAGAGAATTACTCTCAGAGGCAGGGGGAGGACTTGCCTGCATGCACAAATGGCAACCAAGAGGAGGGTTGTCCACAGCAGGACTGCATTTCGACAGGggacctgggggggggggtgttgtgccGGACAGAGGAGGTAGAAGGAGTGGATGTGGcagaggaggggggtggggagcAGGCGGCGGAGGCCTTGATGGACGCCTCGGACGGTGGACCGTGCTGCGAGGATGCCGACATAGTTCCAGAGTGCCTCTGTGGCGAGAAGCGCAAGAAGGAGCCTTCCTCGCTAACCCCCGACTCCTCTGACACAGCAGGTGCtcgggaggaggaggaagccccTTCAGGGGATACTGAGAATGAGCCACAGCCACCTGAGAAGCACACAACCTCTGAGAAGGATGACTCACCAGCAGACATATCTGAGCCCTCATCCTTGTCTGAGCCAGTAGAGGAATCCCCATCTGTCAGTCCTCAGGACAATATCCCCGAGCAGGAGCTCTACAACTCCTTCCACTTCTGGAGGATGCCCATCGCTGAGATGGACCTGGACATGGAGCTGCTCCAGCATGGGGAAAGCGGCCAGCAGGAGTCCCCCAGTTATGGCTCCTCCAGTCAGGGCAAGACTAAGGCCTCGGCACCCGTCCTGGACCGGAAACAGCTGGAAGAGCTGATTGAAAACCTGGAGCCTCATATTGATGACCCTGACGTGAAAGGTGAGCTTTGTGTGTCTATGAAGCTTCAGCTTTACTTCACTATTAGAGGTTTACACTACAGCTGGGGTCAAGATAAGCTGCTTACTAAAACACCATATAATTTAACTCGAGGTGGTTATTTTGGTCACTTGAAATACGTGGGGTTGTGTCCATTCAGAGACAGTGGCTATTAGTGTGTTGTAGGCTGTATGTAATTCTGCTAGGAAGAAGTTGTCATGGCGTGTGAATTCCCTTKGGCAATAAAGTGACAACCTGTCTTTTCCAAGCTAACCCCAGCAATGTTTCACATGTAGTTTTGGGTGGTAGAGCTCAGAGGCTAGCGCTATAGGCCAACGCTTTGAGAGGTTAGACCTCGAGTCCAGTCAACTGTGTTATCGGTGGAAGGAAACCCTTGATGTCGCTTTGGCATGTGAGGTTAGCACTGAGGTTAGCAGCCTGCTGGCGCCTGGCTATTCTACACAATACAAACGGGAGGATATTTTTGGGACTGAGAGGCAGTAAATAGAGAAATTGTGAGAGGTGTACCAGTATATTGATGTCATGAATCACACAATGAAACTAAGGGTGTTGTCAGAGGTTACAAAAAAGCACTGGAAAGAAGCTTCAAACTAAAGCTGTTTTATGACACAGCTTTTCCTGCAATCCTCTTGTATTTGTGAGCCTACTTGTGCTGCCTGTAGATGCAATCCATCATACTGCATGGAAAAACTCAACTCATAGGCCAGGCCTATACTACAGATCACTACTGTGTGGGAAATATCATTATAGCAGTTCAATTCCAGTGGAGTCTCTCCTGAGATTTTCCGTTTCTAAAATGGGGCACACATGACTTTAAATCTCTACATGATCTCGCACTAGTGGCAGGTAAGAAATGCATTGGCTTGATGAACAATGCATATTCAACTTGGTTGTGTTAGGGTTGGGCGGGATCCAGATTTTCATACGGTTTCTGTACCATACTGGGGGTGTACGGTATTACCAAATGTGCGCACAAGGGGCACTATTTCAACTACAGAGCTGGATataatttgacacatcttagatttcttatagttcTACTTAATgtatagttataagcagtggcgtagcaaGCACCTCCACAGCCCCTGCGAGGCGGGATTGCTCCCAACCCAAAAAAACATGCAcgcatacaataccagtcaaaagtttggacacagctactcgttcaagggttttccttttttactattttctacattgtagagtagtagtgaagacatcaaaactatgaaataacacatggaatcatgtagtaaccaaaaaaagtggtaaacaaatgaaaatatattcttCAAGGAGGcacattgatgacagctttgcacactcttggcattctctcatgaggacctccacaggaaagatccagagttacctctgctgcggaggataagttcattagttaccttggattgcagcccaaataaatgcttcagagttcaagtaatagacacatctcaacataaactgttcagaggagactgtgtgaatcaggccttcatggtccaattgctgcaaagaaaccactactaaaggacaccaataagaagaRacttgcttggaccaagaaacacaaacaatggacatcTGTCCTtgttccaaatttgagatttttggttccaaccaccgtgtcattgcgagacgcagagtaggtaaacggatgatctccgcatgtgtggttcccaccgtgaagcatggaggaggaggtgtgatggtgtggtggggCTTTACTGGTgccacggtctgtgatttatttacttggaagaatctcaaatatatttagatttttgtttactacatgattcaatatttgttatttcatagttttgatgtctttaatattatgctacaatgtagaatatagtataaATACAGAACAACTGTTGAATGGGtaggtgtacaaacttttgactggtactgtatatatctatacagtgccttcggaaagtattcagaactctatactttttccacattttgttacgttacagccttattctaaaatgtattaaattgattaAAAACGATCTAGTAGAGTATGCAGTGATAAGTTTAAATAATTTGCCCATAATAAGAGCATCTAAACTAAAGGCTTTACGGAAGTGGCCGCTGCGTTCATATACAGTCGTGCCCAAAAGTTTTgagtgacacaaatattcattttcaaagtctgctgcctcagtttgtatgatggcaatttgcatatactccagaatgttatgaagagtgatcagatgaattgcaattaattgcaaagttgctctttgccatgcaaatgaactgaatccccaaaaaaacatttccactgcatttcagccctgccacaaaaggaccatccggaaaaaagcttgtccggagaagacaaggtgagggctaccatcagtcctgtgtcatgccaacagtaaagcatcctgagaccattcatgtgtggggttgcttctcagccaagggagtgggctcacagttttgcctaagaacacagccatgaataaagaatggtaccaacacatcctccgagagcaacttctcccaaccatccaggaacagtttggtgatgaacaatgccttttccagcatgatggagcaccttgccataagaccatagtgataactaagtggctcggggaacaaaacatcgatattttgggtctttggccaggaaactccccagaccttaatcccactgagaacttgtggtcaatcctcaagaggtggatggacaaacaaaaccccacaaattctgacaaactccaagcattgtttatgcaagaatgggctgccatcagtcaggatgtggcccagaagttaattgacagcatgccagggcggattgcagaggtcttgaaaaaaaaagggtcaacactgcaaatattgactctttgcatcaacctcatgtaattgtcaataaaagcctttgacacttatgaaatgcttgtaattatacttcagtattccatagtaacgtctgacaaacatttctaaagacactgaagcagcaaactttgtgaaaattaatatttgtcattctcaacttttggccacgattgTAGATGTCGCCATAGTCTAGCGCCGATGGGaacgttgactgaataatctgctttctactatttagggagaggcaggacctatttctatagaacagtgtttcccaaactcgg from Salvelinus sp. IW2-2015 linkage group LG27, ASM291031v2, whole genome shotgun sequence includes the following:
- the LOC111953406 gene encoding serine/threonine-protein phosphatase 4 regulatory subunit 1 isoform X4, producing the protein MLTPLGRLDKYVASENIFNRQMVARSLLDTLKAVNEDERDCITVLERVGRLADDSEPTVRAELMEQVPHIAIFCQENRPSIPFAFSKYLLPIVVRYLADQNNQVRKTSQAALLVLLEQELIERGDIETLVCPVLVDLTAPDSNDDVKTEAMAIICKMAPMVGKDITERLFLPRFCEMCCDCRMFHVRKVCAANFGDICSVVGGDATEELLLPRFFQLCSDNVWGVRKACAECFMTVSSSTSQEVRRTKLSSLFISLISDPSRWVRQAAFQSLGQFISTFASPNSVGQYFREGEVGECYCVHPQNSTEEKPRNPDSTDPSLRANTENYSQRQGEDLPACTNGNQEEGCPQQDCISTGDLGGGVLCRTEEVEGVDVAEEGGGEQAAEALMDASDGGPCCEDADIVPECLCGEKRKKEPSSLTPDSSDTAGAREEEEAPSGDTENEPQPPEKHTTSEKDDSPADISEPSSLSEPVEESPSVSPQDNIPEQELYNSFHFWRMPIAEMDLDMELLQHGESGQQESPSYGSSSQGKTKASAPVLDRKQLEELIENLEPHIDDPDVKAQVEVLTAALRATTMDSHLKDAFLEPQDSKGGHHHDNPFGVHQMPLIGDHSDMESRTSTLQMSHGDDSELSDSSFSPEDEKKSKHQDVIPQALLDQYLSMTDPSRAQTVDMEIAKHCAYSLPGVAMTLGRQNWHCLRDTYETLASDMQWKVRRTLAFSIHELALILGDQLTAADLVPIFNSFLKDLDEVRVGVLKHLYDFLKLLHQETRRKYLYQLQEFLVTDNSRNWRFRSELAEQLVLLLELYSGQDVYDYLRPLSFSLCTDRVSSVRWTSYKLVSEIIRKVASCQVLLTDFLSELVEKFCHSHKWSGRQAFTFVCQLVIEDDCVSLEQFSEHLLAPLLQLASDPVANVRVLLAKTIRQSLVEREYFLHSANSHQEALEQTLVALQMDLDKDVKYFASVHPGSTRISEDAMSTTSSTY
- the LOC111953406 gene encoding serine/threonine-protein phosphatase 4 regulatory subunit 1 isoform X2; protein product: MADISLLKEDSQEELDGSLDFVSQDEMLTPLGRLDKYVASENIFNRQMVARSLLDTLKAVNEDERDCITVLERVGRLADDSEPTVRAELMEQVPHIAIFCQENRPSIPFAFSKYLLPIVVRYLADQNNQVRKTSQAALLVLLEQELIERGDIETLVCPVLVDLTAPDSNDDVKTEAMAIICKMAPMVGKDITERLFLPRFCEMCCDCRMFHVRKVCAANFGDICSVVGGDATEELLLPRFFQLCSDNVWGVRKACAECFMTVSSSTSQEVRRTKLSSLFISLISDPSRWVRQAAFQSLGQFISTFASPNSVGQYFREGEVGECYCVHPQNSTEEKPRNPDSTDPSLRANTENYSQRQGEDLPACTNGNQEEGCPQQDCISTGDLGGGVLCRTEEVEGVDVAEEGGGEQAAEALMDASDGGPCCEDADIVPECLCGEKRKKEPSSLTPDSSDTAGAREEEEAPSGDTENEPQPPEKHTTSEKDDSPADISEPSSLSEPVEESPSVSPQDNIPEQELYNSFHFWRMPIAEMDLDMELLQHGESGQQESPSYGSSSQGKTKASAPVLDRKQLEELIENLEPHIDDPDVKAQVEVLTAALRATTMDSHLKDAFLEPQDSKGGHHHDNPFGVHQMPLIGDHSDMESRTSTLQMSHGDDSELSDSSFSPEDEKKSKHQDVIPQALLDQYLSMTDPSRAQTVDMEIAKHCAYSLPGVAMTLGRQNWHCLRDTYETLASDMQWKVRRTLAFSIHELALILGDQLTAADLVPIFNSFLKDLDEVRVGVLKHLYDFLKLLHQETRRKYLYQLQEFLVTDNSRNWRFRSELAEQLVLLLELYSGQDVYDYLRPLSFSLCTDRVSSVRWTSYKLVSEIIRKVASCQVLLTDFLSELVEKFCHSHKWSGRQAFTFVCQLVIEDDCVSLEQFSEHLLAPLLQLASDPVANVRVLLAKTIRQSLVEREYFLHSANSHQEALEQTLVALQMDLDKDVKYFASVHPGSTRISEDAMSTTSSTY
- the LOC111953406 gene encoding serine/threonine-protein phosphatase 4 regulatory subunit 1 isoform X5; this translates as MSPQVRKTSQAALLVLLEQELIERGDIETLVCPVLVDLTAPDSNDDVKTEAMAIICKMAPMVGKDITERLFLPRFCEMCCDCRMFHVRKVCAANFGDICSVVGGDATEELLLPRFFQLCSDNVWGVRKACAECFMTVSSSTSQEVRRTKLSSLFISLISDPSRWVRQAAFQSLGQFISTFASPNSVGQYFREGEVGECYCVHPQNSTEEKPRNPDSTDPSLRANTENYSQRQGEDLPACTNGNQEEGCPQQDCISTGDLGGGVLCRTEEVEGVDVAEEGGGEQAAEALMDASDGGPCCEDADIVPECLCGEKRKKEPSSLTPDSSDTAGAREEEEAPSGDTENEPQPPEKHTTSEKDDSPADISEPSSLSEPVEESPSVSPQDNIPEQELYNSFHFWRMPIAEMDLDMELLQHGESGQQESPSYGSSSQGKTKASAPVLDRKQLEELIENLEPHIDDPDVKAQVEVLTAALRATTMDSHLKDAFLEPQDSKGGHHHDNPFGVHQMPLIGDHSDMESRTSTLQMSHGDDSELSDSSFSPEDEKKSKHQDVIPQALLDQYLSMTDPSRAQTVDMEIAKHCAYSLPGVAMTLGRQNWHCLRDTYETLASDMQWKVRRTLAFSIHELALILGDQLTAADLVPIFNSFLKDLDEVRVGVLKHLYDFLKLLHQETRRKYLYQLQEFLVTDNSRNWRFRSELAEQLVLLLELYSGQDVYDYLRPLSFSLCTDRVSSVRWTSYKLVSEIIRKVASCQVLLTDFLSELVEKFCHSHKWSGRQAFTFVCQLVIEDDCVSLEQFSEHLLAPLLQLASDPVANVRVLLAKTIRQSLVEREYFLHSANSHQEALEQTLVALQMDLDKDVKYFASVHPGSTRISEDAMSTTSSTY